In one Mucilaginibacter ginsenosidivorax genomic region, the following are encoded:
- a CDS encoding acyltransferase family protein: MQTETGIPATANGNGPKIGYVDNLKVVLTVLVIMHHAFITYGAPGGWYFSEKTTLKAALIPMTLFVATNQAFFMGFFFFLSAYFTESSYNKKGALKFLGDRLKRLGIPLIFYSFILSPVLSYLVYRFAQGNNITYLQFLGGFHPWINFGVLWFVAALLLFSVLYVVVRFWFDKKPGVVNPMPPGGWKIILFTIALALASYFTRWLFPIGWILKPVGFQIGHFAQYVALFALGIIASRGRWLNNVNYQLGKKFAVMALIMIVVLFPVLYAVVTISKSPIETLNGHGNWQSLMYAVWEQFTGIFIIVALLGIACQTWNNQSAFFKKLSRLTFCVYIFHPLVLISLSVLLKPWAVDPAFKLLVVAPGAVVGSFLLAAVLVKVPGVKAVV; this comes from the coding sequence ATGCAAACAGAAACCGGTATCCCTGCGACAGCAAATGGCAACGGCCCCAAAATAGGTTATGTAGATAATTTAAAGGTAGTGCTTACCGTTTTGGTGATCATGCATCATGCATTTATTACCTATGGCGCGCCCGGAGGCTGGTATTTTAGCGAAAAAACCACGCTTAAGGCTGCGCTTATCCCTATGACTTTGTTTGTAGCTACCAACCAGGCGTTTTTCATGGGCTTCTTCTTTTTCCTTTCTGCATACTTTACCGAATCGTCATATAATAAAAAGGGCGCTTTGAAGTTTTTGGGCGACAGATTGAAACGTCTTGGTATCCCGCTCATATTTTATTCGTTTATACTTTCGCCGGTTTTAAGTTACCTTGTTTATAGATTTGCCCAGGGGAACAACATTACCTATCTGCAATTTCTGGGCGGCTTTCACCCCTGGATAAATTTTGGGGTGCTTTGGTTTGTAGCGGCTTTATTGTTATTCAGCGTGTTGTATGTTGTAGTAAGATTTTGGTTTGATAAAAAGCCAGGTGTAGTAAACCCAATGCCGCCAGGTGGCTGGAAAATTATTTTATTTACCATCGCGCTGGCACTTGCCAGCTACTTTACGCGGTGGCTTTTTCCCATCGGTTGGATCTTGAAACCGGTTGGTTTCCAGATAGGGCATTTTGCGCAGTATGTAGCTTTGTTTGCTTTGGGTATTATAGCTTCGCGGGGACGATGGCTGAATAATGTAAATTATCAATTGGGTAAAAAATTTGCCGTAATGGCGTTGATCATGATAGTAGTATTATTTCCTGTATTGTACGCCGTAGTAACTATCAGCAAAAGCCCTATCGAAACCCTCAATGGGCATGGCAACTGGCAATCATTAATGTATGCTGTTTGGGAGCAATTCACAGGTATTTTTATCATCGTTGCCCTGTTGGGGATAGCCTGCCAAACGTGGAACAATCAATCGGCTTTTTTTAAAAAGCTTTCCCGCCTAACTTTCTGCGTTTATATTTTTCACCCGCTGGTATTGATATCGTTATCGGTGTTGCTTAAACCATGGGCTGTCGATCCGGCCTTTAAGTTGTTAGTTGTTGCTCCAGGCGCTGTTGTTGGTTCATTTTTGCTGGCGGCGGTGTTAGTTAAGGTGCCGGGAGTAAAGGCCGTTGTGTAG
- a CDS encoding helix-turn-helix domain-containing protein, translated as MLTETLQEFYQRHPDGTNNPFSMNNAGQGHFNVFLRRGCVKRSPFGRRDFYKIALVIGTGIMHYTDNQVIIDRPALVFSGPLVPSSWEQNSVEQTGWFCLFTEAFIESHEHQHAIRNFPLFRPDTNHILFLDDAQLAFLSAVLNKMMQEMDSDYPNKYDLLRSYLQIMLHEALKIQPPQTAEKNMSGAARITSLFLEHLERQFPIDSPGQYLKLKTANDFAQNLAVHVNHLNRSVKEITGKTTTHHISERILKEAHALLKHTDWTIAQIANGLGFEEPAYFTNFFKKHTGAAPGVSRALIV; from the coding sequence ATGCTTACAGAAACCCTGCAGGAATTTTACCAGCGCCACCCCGACGGAACCAACAATCCTTTTAGCATGAACAATGCCGGGCAGGGGCATTTCAACGTTTTTTTGCGCAGGGGCTGCGTTAAACGATCTCCGTTTGGGCGGCGGGATTTTTATAAGATAGCCCTTGTAATAGGCACCGGCATTATGCATTACACCGATAACCAGGTTATTATTGACAGACCGGCACTGGTATTTTCAGGCCCATTGGTACCATCGTCATGGGAGCAAAACTCCGTGGAGCAAACAGGCTGGTTTTGCCTGTTTACCGAGGCCTTTATTGAATCGCACGAGCATCAGCATGCCATCCGGAATTTCCCGTTGTTTAGGCCCGATACCAACCACATTCTTTTTTTAGACGATGCGCAACTTGCCTTTCTATCAGCTGTGCTTAACAAAATGATGCAAGAGATGGATTCCGACTATCCAAATAAATACGATTTATTGCGCAGCTATCTTCAAATTATGCTGCATGAAGCGTTGAAAATACAGCCGCCACAAACTGCCGAAAAAAACATGAGCGGGGCCGCAAGGATAACCAGTTTATTTTTAGAACACCTGGAGCGCCAGTTTCCTATTGATTCGCCTGGGCAATACCTTAAACTGAAAACTGCCAACGATTTTGCCCAAAACCTGGCTGTGCATGTAAACCATTTAAACCGGTCTGTAAAAGAGATAACCGGAAAAACAACAACCCACCACATTAGCGAGAGGATTTTGAAAGAAGCCCATGCCCTGCTGAAACATACCGACTGGACCATAGCCCAGATTGCCAATGGACTTGGCTTTGAAGAACCTGCCTATTTTACCAACTTTTTTAAAAAACATACAGGGGCGGCACCAGGAGTGTCGAGGGCGTTGATTGTTTAA
- a CDS encoding type II toxin-antitoxin system VapC family toxin produces the protein MSFLLDSHTLLWAISDQKKLSSKVIRILEDGNNEVFVSAVTFWEISLKYSLGKLDLNGITPEQLPKLSEETGFSLLPLLPSESSGYYQLAANWHRDPFDRMLIWQAITNNLTLLSKDKNVEQYKSAGLKVVW, from the coding sequence ATTCCCATACCCTATTATGGGCTATATCAGATCAGAAGAAACTGTCATCTAAAGTGATTAGAATTTTGGAAGATGGAAATAACGAGGTTTTTGTAAGCGCTGTAACGTTTTGGGAGATATCATTAAAATATTCATTAGGCAAACTCGATCTAAATGGTATAACTCCTGAACAATTACCAAAACTTTCTGAAGAAACCGGGTTTAGTTTACTGCCGCTTTTACCATCTGAATCATCAGGCTATTATCAATTGGCCGCGAACTGGCACCGGGATCCTTTTGATAGAATGTTGATATGGCAAGCTATTACTAATAACTTAACGCTACTTAGTAAAGATAAAAATGTGGAACAATACAAATCTGCTGGCCTTAAAGTAGTTTGGTAA
- a CDS encoding DoxX family protein, with amino-acid sequence MKDENIKTAARLLLGTGLIFAGISHLTFARKDFKAQVPDWVPLKIDDTVVYSGIAEITLGGALVLAPKKYKATTGKIAAAFFTAIFPGNISQYVNKRSAFGLDTDGKRFARLFFQPVLVYWALKSTGNVK; translated from the coding sequence GTGAAAGACGAAAACATAAAAACAGCCGCCCGGCTATTATTAGGCACAGGTTTAATATTTGCAGGTATCAGCCATCTTACATTTGCACGTAAAGATTTTAAAGCACAAGTGCCCGACTGGGTACCATTAAAAATAGACGATACCGTAGTGTACTCGGGTATTGCCGAAATAACATTAGGAGGCGCATTGGTGCTGGCCCCCAAAAAATACAAGGCTACTACAGGTAAAATAGCTGCCGCCTTCTTTACCGCTATATTCCCCGGCAATATCTCGCAATATGTAAACAAACGCAGCGCCTTTGGATTAGATACGGATGGTAAACGGTTTGCGAGGCTGTTTTTTCAGCCCGTGCTGGTGTACTGGGCGCTTAAAAGCACCGGTAATGTTAAATAG
- a CDS encoding sigma-70 RNA polymerase sigma factor region 4 domain-containing protein, with translation MNTQLQSSGTVVEGKSLAVHNLYNNYAAMLLGYIFEVVKNRSEAEQYLIDVFTDAQSQIDEFYKPGVNAFCRLQLMARKKLADIFVSIGECNIADSQHQQPFSGANKFIQQMNAQQQFVFCGLHWHGKTIGKVAAELNKSENDIRKILKECFTIIRNSK, from the coding sequence TTGAATACACAGTTACAATCTTCCGGAACCGTTGTTGAGGGCAAATCATTAGCTGTTCATAATCTGTACAACAACTACGCGGCCATGCTATTGGGGTATATATTTGAGGTTGTAAAAAACCGATCAGAAGCCGAGCAATACCTCATCGATGTTTTTACCGACGCCCAAAGCCAGATTGATGAATTTTATAAACCAGGCGTAAATGCGTTTTGCCGCCTGCAACTGATGGCCCGTAAAAAACTGGCAGATATTTTTGTAAGTATCGGGGAATGCAACATTGCCGACAGTCAACACCAACAGCCGTTTTCAGGCGCAAACAAGTTTATCCAACAAATGAATGCCCAACAACAATTTGTTTTTTGTGGATTGCACTGGCATGGCAAAACCATTGGTAAAGTTGCAGCAGAATTAAACAAGTCTGAAAACGACATCAGGAAAATATTGAAGGAGTGTTTTACGATTATCAGGAACAGTAAATGA
- a CDS encoding GNAT family N-acetyltransferase: protein MEIRPATKQDYDSIWEIFSNVIQRGDTYAFDPETPKADLDKYWFGSPIETFVAEEDGKILGTYILKPNQPGLGSHIANCGYMVHPDTRGKGIGSLLCLHSIKTAKEQGYRGMQFNFVVSTNEKAVKLWQKHGFAIIGTTPGGFRHRQLGFVDTYIMYRNL, encoded by the coding sequence ATGGAAATAAGGCCGGCTACAAAACAGGATTACGACTCAATTTGGGAAATATTCTCGAACGTTATACAACGCGGCGATACCTACGCATTTGACCCTGAAACCCCAAAGGCCGATTTAGACAAATATTGGTTTGGCAGCCCCATTGAAACTTTTGTTGCCGAAGAAGATGGCAAAATACTGGGCACTTATATATTAAAACCCAACCAGCCTGGCCTGGGCAGCCACATTGCCAATTGTGGCTATATGGTGCATCCCGATACCCGCGGCAAAGGTATAGGCAGTTTATTATGCCTGCACTCTATTAAAACAGCTAAAGAACAGGGTTACCGCGGCATGCAATTTAACTTTGTGGTTTCAACTAATGAAAAAGCCGTAAAGCTTTGGCAAAAACACGGTTTCGCCATCATCGGGACCACTCCTGGCGGGTTCAGGCACCGGCAATTGGGCTTTGTAGATACCTATATTATGTACAGAAACCTGTAG
- a CDS encoding SPFH domain-containing protein, translating to MDKSIVMLFYAVPLILLLVLYKFVLRVFFGMVIVPDDRIGLVVKKFTLSSKSRLPDGRIIATNGEAGMQAKALAPGLYWGMWPWQYGITMEPFTIIEQNKLGLVKAKDGASFDTGRVLGKPVNCDKFQDAIAFLDNNGQKGPQAAFLTPGSYRINTFLFEIVTVPITQIQENKVGIITTLDGEPLAKGEIAGYSVEGHKNYQDPIAFINAGGRKGLQEDVILAGTYYLNPWFVIVEQVDMIYIPIGYVGVVNSFVGPEGKDTSGDAFKHGNIVKRNEKGVWDEPLDPGKHPVNIYTHAVEIVPTTNIVLNWADSRTEAHELDKNLCTITVRSSDGFTFNLDVSQIIHVPRNEAPKVIARFGKMKNLVSQVLEPTIANYFRNSAQRSDVIGFLANRIERQNDAKEHISTVLQSYNVIGVDTLIGDIVPPAALMKTLTDRKIAEQEKVTYEIQRHAQIERKEFESARAGADMQPEVVKSTRQVEINTQMAASRVAASRGEAEAKTINAKADAEVRITIAKADAEAKTVNAKADANATEVNGIAEGAKIKAIGMAEAEVTKQKTEAMGTEQYAIVRVAEALASNGIKLVPEILVSGKEGGGNGIIDALIGSEMLKKLQKANEEGGAVSGGE from the coding sequence ATGGACAAATCAATTGTTATGTTGTTTTATGCTGTGCCCCTAATTTTATTATTGGTACTGTACAAATTTGTTTTACGCGTATTCTTTGGGATGGTGATCGTCCCTGATGATCGTATTGGCCTTGTAGTTAAAAAGTTTACACTATCGAGTAAATCCCGGTTGCCCGATGGACGTATCATTGCCACCAATGGCGAGGCAGGTATGCAGGCCAAAGCGCTTGCGCCGGGCTTGTACTGGGGCATGTGGCCCTGGCAATATGGTATTACCATGGAGCCCTTTACCATTATTGAGCAAAACAAGCTTGGGCTGGTAAAAGCAAAGGACGGTGCATCCTTTGATACAGGCCGTGTGCTTGGTAAACCGGTAAACTGCGATAAATTCCAGGATGCTATTGCGTTCCTTGATAACAATGGTCAAAAAGGCCCGCAGGCCGCTTTTCTTACCCCGGGTAGTTACCGTATCAATACTTTCTTGTTCGAGATTGTAACGGTACCTATTACCCAGATACAGGAAAACAAAGTAGGTATTATTACCACGCTGGATGGTGAGCCGCTGGCCAAAGGCGAAATTGCCGGCTACTCGGTAGAAGGGCATAAAAACTACCAGGACCCTATAGCGTTCATCAACGCCGGCGGCCGTAAGGGTTTGCAGGAGGATGTTATCCTGGCCGGTACTTATTACCTTAACCCCTGGTTTGTAATTGTTGAACAGGTAGATATGATATACATACCTATTGGTTATGTAGGTGTGGTTAACTCCTTTGTTGGCCCCGAAGGCAAAGATACCAGCGGTGATGCCTTTAAACATGGCAACATTGTAAAACGCAACGAAAAAGGTGTTTGGGACGAACCGCTTGACCCTGGTAAACACCCCGTAAACATTTATACCCACGCGGTTGAAATTGTGCCTACTACCAACATCGTGCTTAACTGGGCCGACAGCCGTACTGAAGCACATGAGCTGGACAAAAACCTGTGTACTATTACCGTAAGGTCGTCAGATGGTTTTACCTTCAACCTTGATGTGTCGCAAATTATACACGTTCCGCGTAACGAAGCACCAAAGGTGATAGCTCGTTTTGGTAAAATGAAAAACCTGGTATCGCAGGTATTGGAGCCTACTATTGCCAACTATTTCCGTAACTCGGCCCAACGGAGTGATGTTATCGGCTTTTTGGCTAACCGTATTGAAAGGCAAAACGATGCTAAAGAACACATTAGCACTGTGCTGCAAAGCTACAACGTAATTGGCGTAGATACCCTGATTGGCGATATAGTGCCACCGGCTGCTTTGATGAAAACCTTAACCGACCGTAAAATAGCCGAGCAGGAAAAAGTAACTTACGAGATACAACGCCACGCGCAAATTGAACGTAAAGAATTTGAAAGCGCCCGTGCCGGTGCAGACATGCAGCCAGAGGTTGTAAAATCAACCCGCCAGGTTGAGATAAATACACAAATGGCTGCATCAAGGGTTGCCGCATCACGTGGTGAGGCCGAAGCCAAAACCATTAACGCCAAAGCAGATGCGGAAGTGAGGATCACGATAGCCAAGGCTGATGCCGAAGCCAAAACTGTGAACGCCAAAGCTGATGCAAACGCTACCGAAGTGAATGGTATAGCCGAAGGTGCTAAAATTAAGGCCATAGGTATGGCCGAAGCCGAAGTTACCAAACAAAAAACCGAAGCCATGGGTACCGAACAATACGCTATTGTGCGAGTAGCCGAAGCCCTTGCCAGCAACGGAATCAAGTTAGTGCCAGAGATATTAGTAAGCGGCAAAGAAGGTGGCGGCAACGGTATTATTGACGCCTTAATTGGCAGCGAAATGCTTAAAAAACTGCAAAAAGCCAATGAAGAAGGTGGAGCAGTGAGTGGTGGTGAGTAG
- a CDS encoding DUF4342 domain-containing protein: protein MATKESFSINGDILLKKVKDLIAEGNIRKITITDHSGKELMTFPLAVGLVGIFLAPVLAAVGAVAALVGECTITVEREEPKEPEAEEKEEI from the coding sequence ATGGCCACAAAAGAATCATTCTCTATAAACGGAGACATCCTGCTTAAAAAAGTAAAAGACCTGATTGCCGAAGGCAACATCAGAAAAATAACTATAACCGATCATTCAGGCAAAGAGCTAATGACTTTCCCATTGGCGGTGGGCCTGGTGGGCATTTTCCTGGCGCCTGTATTGGCGGCAGTTGGCGCAGTAGCCGCGTTAGTTGGCGAGTGTACCATCACTGTTGAACGGGAAGAACCTAAAGAACCGGAAGCCGAAGAAAAAGAAGAAATATAA